In Halorhabdus rudnickae, the following proteins share a genomic window:
- the cobN gene encoding cobaltochelatase subunit CobN codes for MCSIGLYTATDQPVAAIRAAAERLSGIDLLVRSGSDLEGPAAVGQFLDRLEGCDVVVCWLHGSESRLPDFESVREQLYRMDLEVVVARAGTTSGAGDSTVDPAVQRQVRRYLDRGGVLNVENLCRYLASEFGAGTWTYDDPVALPSTGVYHPDHPGATVEALRETFDSDRPTVGIWFYESHWTVENTQYVDALVRALEAKGVDAFPVFTTPRAEDPDRRDAAWVAANWFGDGTDVQVDAIVTTFMYSLTMTERGSSAGEPADPTIGFLEALDVPVVQAMTTMRPRAEYRADDAGLPPFELALSVALPELDGTIVSHPISGKERADRDDRPAAFDGPAPRTHQPIDGRVEHAAELVANWARLGRTPPEEKRIAVVLHNYPPSEDGIGTAFGLDTPASLDRLLDRLDAAGYRIAGRPADGQAIVEQLVGQLTDDTRWTEPADSAGIETVDPATYRSWFGELHPDLQTAVREEWGDPPTEPITIPGVDLGNVLVTVQPPRGFETDPERVYHDSALQPPHEYVATYRWLDEGFDADAIVHLGTHGSLEWLPGKTVGLDGASAPDGLLDAVPNVYPYVINNPGEGTQATRRSYATIVDHLTPPMRAAGMDDDLAELKGFVREYRERARDGAARTDLASLDTTIRERVQAKDLGPDLGIDDVESVDISDLVVELHGYLTEVSTTQIRMGLHTLGEPPTGERLVEYLVALSRFENNAAPSLRAAVAQAMGVPVESMIEAPETYDPDLGMCYGTAAERVYETSVDLVTSLSARDFEVTEAEIASLVDDVPIIGSERDPTAVEDLTDILAYIATDLVARVDAARDETTNTVAALDGEYVPPGGSGAPTRGGADLLPTGRNFYTLDPRRVPSKSAWEVGETIAEGVLDRHREETGEYPEEIGVVAWGTPTVRTRGETVAQILALLGVEPVWSESGRVEKVEPIDLSILGRPRIDVTTRISGLFRDAFPRVAGLLQEAVETVATRDEPPDRNFVRKHYLEERATADAADDRPETVLPRVFTTRPGGYGSGTNKAITTGEWNDTADLADVFVTWGGYAVDGSGDVSPARDALETRLSRIEATVKLEDTAEQDEFDSSDWYAFHGGFKRAVADRRGTEPASYVGDASDPSRPQIYTNEEKLRRTMRTRVLNSDWIDSMQAHDYKGAGDLATTVEIALGWAATTDAISDTLWDEIAAEYALDEDRQEWFLAENPWALEHITERLLEAVDRDLWTADRETIDRLKDVQLTVDGKLEAAPDGPEGRR; via the coding sequence ATGTGTTCGATCGGACTCTACACAGCGACCGATCAGCCGGTCGCCGCGATCCGGGCGGCCGCCGAGCGCCTTTCCGGGATCGATCTCCTCGTTCGTTCGGGGTCGGACCTGGAGGGTCCGGCGGCGGTAGGGCAGTTCCTCGACCGCCTCGAAGGCTGTGACGTGGTCGTCTGCTGGCTCCACGGGTCCGAATCGCGACTCCCGGACTTCGAATCCGTCCGCGAGCAGTTGTACCGGATGGACCTCGAAGTCGTGGTTGCCCGAGCGGGAACGACTAGCGGCGCGGGAGACTCGACTGTCGACCCCGCCGTCCAGCGCCAGGTTCGTCGCTATCTCGACCGGGGTGGTGTCCTCAACGTCGAAAACCTCTGTCGATACCTCGCGTCGGAGTTCGGAGCGGGGACTTGGACGTACGACGATCCGGTCGCGCTCCCGTCGACGGGAGTATATCATCCGGATCATCCGGGGGCGACTGTCGAGGCGCTTCGGGAGACGTTCGATTCGGACCGGCCGACGGTCGGAATCTGGTTCTACGAGAGCCACTGGACCGTCGAGAACACCCAGTACGTAGACGCACTCGTCCGGGCACTGGAAGCCAAAGGAGTCGACGCGTTCCCGGTGTTCACCACCCCGCGGGCCGAAGACCCGGATCGACGGGACGCCGCGTGGGTCGCAGCCAACTGGTTCGGCGACGGGACGGACGTGCAAGTGGACGCGATCGTGACGACGTTCATGTACTCGCTGACGATGACCGAGCGGGGGAGCTCGGCCGGGGAACCTGCCGATCCCACGATCGGATTTCTGGAAGCTCTCGACGTGCCTGTCGTCCAGGCGATGACGACGATGCGTCCTCGGGCGGAGTACCGCGCGGATGACGCGGGCCTCCCACCGTTCGAACTCGCGCTGTCGGTCGCTCTCCCGGAACTAGACGGCACGATCGTCTCACACCCGATCAGCGGGAAAGAACGCGCCGATCGGGACGATCGACCGGCTGCTTTCGATGGGCCGGCCCCCCGCACACACCAGCCGATCGACGGCCGCGTCGAACACGCCGCCGAACTGGTGGCCAACTGGGCGCGTCTCGGCCGAACACCACCCGAGGAGAAGCGGATCGCCGTCGTGCTCCACAACTATCCCCCCTCCGAAGACGGGATCGGGACCGCATTCGGCCTGGATACGCCGGCGAGTCTCGATCGGTTACTCGATCGCCTCGATGCGGCAGGCTACCGGATCGCCGGCCGGCCGGCTGACGGACAGGCGATCGTCGAACAGTTGGTCGGCCAGCTCACGGACGATACGCGATGGACAGAACCCGCCGATAGCGCTGGGATCGAGACGGTCGATCCGGCCACCTACCGGTCGTGGTTCGGAGAGTTACATCCGGACCTGCAGACCGCCGTGCGTGAGGAATGGGGCGATCCTCCCACGGAGCCGATCACGATTCCAGGTGTCGACCTTGGGAACGTCCTCGTCACCGTCCAGCCTCCCCGTGGGTTCGAGACCGATCCCGAGCGGGTGTATCACGACTCCGCACTGCAGCCCCCCCACGAGTACGTCGCTACCTACAGGTGGCTCGACGAGGGCTTCGATGCGGACGCGATCGTCCACCTCGGCACGCACGGCAGTCTGGAGTGGCTCCCGGGCAAGACGGTCGGATTAGACGGCGCGAGCGCCCCGGACGGGCTGCTCGACGCGGTCCCGAACGTCTACCCCTACGTCATCAACAACCCCGGTGAGGGAACCCAGGCCACCCGCCGTTCGTACGCCACGATCGTCGATCACCTGACGCCGCCGATGCGAGCCGCGGGAATGGACGACGATCTCGCGGAACTGAAGGGGTTCGTCCGGGAATACCGCGAGCGAGCGCGTGACGGTGCGGCACGGACGGACCTCGCGAGTCTCGACACAACGATTAGAGAACGGGTCCAAGCGAAGGATCTGGGGCCTGATCTGGGGATCGACGACGTCGAATCCGTCGACATCTCGGACCTCGTCGTCGAGTTGCACGGCTATCTCACCGAGGTCAGTACGACCCAGATCCGGATGGGGCTACACACGCTGGGTGAGCCGCCGACGGGCGAGCGACTCGTGGAATATCTCGTCGCGCTCAGTCGCTTCGAGAACAACGCTGCCCCGAGTCTTCGGGCGGCCGTCGCCCAAGCGATGGGCGTCCCTGTCGAGTCAATGATCGAAGCGCCCGAAACGTACGACCCTGACCTGGGCATGTGCTACGGGACAGCCGCCGAGCGTGTGTACGAGACGAGCGTCGATCTTGTCACATCGCTGTCCGCCCGCGATTTCGAGGTCACCGAGGCGGAGATCGCTTCACTCGTGGACGATGTTCCCATCATCGGTTCCGAGCGCGATCCGACGGCCGTCGAGGATCTAACGGACATTCTTGCGTACATCGCGACGGATCTCGTGGCGCGGGTCGACGCGGCGCGCGACGAGACGACGAACACCGTCGCCGCGCTGGATGGCGAATACGTGCCGCCAGGTGGGAGCGGCGCACCGACTCGCGGCGGGGCGGATCTGCTCCCGACGGGCCGGAACTTCTACACGCTCGATCCCCGACGCGTCCCCTCAAAATCCGCCTGGGAGGTCGGGGAAACGATCGCCGAAGGGGTACTCGATCGCCACCGCGAGGAGACCGGCGAGTATCCCGAGGAAATCGGGGTGGTTGCCTGGGGGACACCGACCGTCCGAACCCGCGGTGAAACCGTCGCCCAGATCCTGGCGCTGCTCGGCGTCGAACCCGTCTGGTCGGAGTCCGGCCGTGTCGAGAAGGTCGAACCGATCGACCTCTCGATCCTGGGTCGACCGCGGATCGACGTGACGACGCGCATCTCCGGACTCTTTCGCGACGCGTTCCCCCGCGTGGCCGGCCTCCTTCAGGAGGCCGTCGAAACTGTCGCGACACGTGACGAACCGCCGGACCGAAATTTCGTGCGCAAGCACTATCTCGAAGAGCGTGCGACAGCGGACGCCGCCGATGACCGACCGGAGACAGTTCTTCCCCGGGTGTTCACGACGCGACCAGGTGGCTACGGCTCCGGCACGAACAAAGCGATCACTACCGGCGAGTGGAACGACACTGCCGACCTCGCTGACGTGTTCGTGACCTGGGGCGGTTACGCAGTCGACGGCTCGGGTGACGTCTCCCCAGCCAGAGACGCCCTCGAGACCCGGCTGTCGCGGATCGAAGCGACCGTTAAACTGGAGGACACCGCCGAACAGGACGAGTTCGACAGCTCGGACTGGTACGCCTTCCACGGCGGCTTCAAGCGGGCCGTGGCCGATCGACGGGGGACCGAACCCGCCTCTTACGTCGGCGACGCGAGTGATCCGAGCCGACCACAGATCTACACCAACGAGGAGAAGCTTCGACGAACGATGCGAACGAGAGTACTCAACTCCGACTGGATCGACAGCATGCAAGCACACGACTACAAGGGCGCCGGCGACCTCGCGACGACCGTCGAGATCGCGCTGGGCTGGGCCGCGACGACCGACGCGATCAGCGACACGCTCTGGGACGAGATCGCCGCGGAATACGCCTTAGACGAGGATCGTCAGGAGTGGTTTCTCGCGGAGAACCCGTGGGCACTGGAACACATCACTGAACGGCTTCTCGAAGCCGTCGATCGGGACCTCTGGACGGCCGACCGGGAGACCATCGACAGGCTGAAAGATGTCCAGCTGACCGTCGACGGCAAACTCGAAGCGGCCCCTGACGGCCCGGAGGGAAGACGATGA
- a CDS encoding precorrin-8X methylmutase, with protein sequence MSDEERSYTDLGATTEGGTAIAETSLDIVADLVPGDTLEDRLRRKAVHATGDPEFQYLLRFGNDPVRRGADAVEDGNPIVTDVTMPRHGITDRDHDCEKRTALGEGDDLATDEGMTRTRAGVIALNERGVYDDAIAVVGNAPTAALTLADCIESGTRPAVVVATPVGFVKAAESRQRLREVGATHDVPTLTNVGRRGGSGLAAALTNELIHVANEAKAEETDE encoded by the coding sequence ATGAGCGACGAGGAACGGTCGTATACGGATCTCGGGGCAACGACGGAAGGTGGCACCGCGATCGCCGAGACCAGCCTCGACATCGTGGCGGACCTCGTGCCTGGCGACACGCTCGAAGACCGGCTACGCCGGAAAGCCGTCCACGCGACTGGCGACCCGGAATTCCAGTACCTGCTCAGATTCGGGAACGATCCGGTCCGTCGCGGGGCCGACGCGGTTGAGGACGGTAATCCGATCGTCACGGACGTCACGATGCCCCGTCACGGGATCACCGACCGGGATCACGACTGCGAGAAACGCACTGCGTTGGGCGAAGGCGATGACCTCGCCACCGATGAAGGCATGACGCGAACCCGTGCCGGAGTCATCGCGCTCAACGAACGTGGCGTCTACGACGACGCGATCGCCGTTGTCGGGAACGCACCGACAGCCGCCCTGACTCTCGCCGACTGTATCGAGTCAGGGACGCGTCCAGCGGTCGTCGTCGCGACGCCCGTCGGATTCGTCAAAGCAGCCGAGAGCCGTCAGCGACTCCGGGAAGTCGGGGCCACCCACGACGTTCCGACGCTCACGAACGTCGGCCGCCGAGGTGGCAGCGGGCTTGCCGCGGCACTCACGAACGAACTGATTCATGTCGCGAACGAGGCAAAAGCCGAGGAGACCGACGAATGA
- a CDS encoding cobalt-precorrin-7 (C(5))-methyltransferase has product MSEDDLDSGSDPAVSAAATPEDPTVDSPVEAVGIGPGNPDFLTRRARDAIARADVIVGFSTVVDFVAKLTDAELLRCGYADEAEALSTFGDRVANGATGVAVLMGDPNHSGYQFLGKVERAVDRPVRVLPGISSVQIAASRARTPLEETCFVTLHKSGPIESDLDRLREAVGQRHLLVLPRPFDMMPGDIAAELLAAGASPDLETLVLEELTLEDETISRQSLATLAEQAGGSGRDETPFSDLSVLAVRRRPP; this is encoded by the coding sequence ATGAGCGAGGACGATCTCGACTCGGGATCCGACCCGGCGGTGTCGGCAGCTGCAACCCCTGAAGACCCGACCGTCGATTCGCCGGTCGAGGCCGTCGGAATCGGTCCCGGGAACCCGGACTTCCTCACGCGCCGGGCACGCGACGCGATCGCGAGGGCCGACGTGATCGTCGGTTTCTCGACGGTCGTGGACTTCGTGGCTAAACTCACTGACGCTGAACTCCTCCGGTGTGGCTACGCGGACGAGGCCGAGGCGCTCTCGACGTTCGGCGACCGGGTCGCGAACGGCGCGACAGGCGTTGCGGTCCTGATGGGCGATCCGAACCACTCGGGTTACCAGTTCCTCGGCAAGGTCGAACGCGCGGTCGATCGGCCGGTACGGGTCCTGCCGGGGATTTCGTCGGTGCAGATCGCGGCGAGTCGAGCCCGGACGCCGCTCGAAGAGACCTGTTTCGTTACTCTTCATAAGTCCGGCCCGATCGAATCCGATCTCGACCGCCTGCGCGAGGCTGTCGGGCAGCGCCATCTGCTGGTATTGCCCCGCCCGTTCGACATGATGCCCGGAGACATCGCGGCGGAATTGCTGGCCGCTGGGGCGTCGCCGGATCTCGAAACTCTCGTTCTGGAGGAACTCACGCTCGAAGACGAGACGATTTCGCGGCAGTCGCTCGCCACGTTGGCCGAACAAGCCGGGGGATCCGGTCGGGACGAAACGCCGTTCTCGGACCTCTCGGTGCTAGCCGTCCGTCGACGGCCACCGTGA
- a CDS encoding class I SAM-dependent methyltransferase: MDRSRADVRDTYDRISEHFSKTREYAWPEVKAFVGSAGSGELALDIGCGNGRHVETLQQRVDRVLGVDVSRSLLAAARERVPDASLLLGDASRLPVGNDRVDLAVYVATLHHLPSRDARIASLDELARVLDPDGQALVSAWSTTHDRFDAPADAEIGFDTTVEWTLPGGETVPRFYHIYAPAEFRADVASSDLTLVEFEISSGNCYGTVRPASR; encoded by the coding sequence ATGGATCGCTCCCGCGCGGACGTGCGAGACACGTACGACCGCATCAGCGAGCACTTCTCGAAGACCCGAGAGTACGCCTGGCCGGAGGTGAAGGCGTTCGTCGGTTCGGCTGGCTCGGGTGAGCTAGCACTCGACATTGGGTGTGGCAACGGTCGACACGTCGAAACGCTCCAGCAGCGGGTCGACCGGGTACTTGGTGTCGATGTGAGTCGCTCGCTCCTTGCGGCCGCCCGTGAGCGCGTTCCGGATGCTTCGCTCTTGCTCGGTGACGCATCACGTCTACCGGTCGGGAATGATCGCGTCGACCTAGCCGTCTACGTTGCGACCCTGCACCATCTTCCGTCCCGGGACGCACGGATCGCAAGCTTAGACGAACTCGCACGCGTACTTGATCCGGACGGTCAGGCCCTCGTCAGCGCCTGGAGTACCACTCACGACCGTTTCGACGCCCCAGCCGACGCCGAGATAGGATTCGATACGACCGTCGAGTGGACCCTCCCCGGTGGTGAGACGGTGCCACGCTTCTATCATATCTACGCGCCCGCGGAGTTCCGAGCTGACGTCGCGTCGAGTGACCTCACGCTCGTCGAGTTCGAGATCTCCAGCGGGAATTGCTACGGGACCGTTCGCCCGGCGTCGCGTTGA
- a CDS encoding tyrosine--tRNA ligase — protein sequence MDTDERVELATRNTAEVVTEDELRELFEERESPSVYIGYAPTGEMHIGHFTTIRKLADFLHAGMDVTVMIADLHAHLDDEKSPFDLLEARSAYYEETIRAMVEAAGADPEQITFVRGRDFELDREYSLELLRMTAETTIARAQRAASEVVRESDSPNLGGLVYPLMQTLDVDALDADVAYGGIDQRGIYMLSREVLPEHGSEAPTCVFAPLLSGLTGGKMSASEESSKVSLTDDPETVAEKIGDAYCPMGEVEGNGVLEYVRYLVFPILEERGETFVIERPEQYGGNLTYDSYDELEQDFVSEELHPQDLKNAAGEYIGEIVDPIRERLESQPELLAEAYPEKYD from the coding sequence ATGGACACGGACGAGCGAGTCGAACTGGCGACCCGCAACACTGCGGAGGTCGTCACCGAGGACGAACTCCGAGAGTTGTTCGAAGAGCGTGAGTCGCCGTCGGTGTACATCGGCTATGCACCGACCGGCGAGATGCACATCGGCCACTTCACGACGATCCGCAAGCTCGCCGATTTCCTGCACGCCGGGATGGACGTGACCGTTATGATCGCTGACCTACACGCCCACCTCGACGACGAGAAGAGCCCCTTCGATCTGCTTGAGGCGCGCTCGGCGTACTACGAGGAGACCATCCGAGCGATGGTCGAGGCCGCCGGCGCCGATCCTGAACAGATCACCTTCGTGCGCGGGCGTGACTTCGAACTCGACCGGGAGTATTCGCTCGAACTCCTGCGGATGACCGCCGAGACGACGATTGCCCGTGCACAGCGGGCTGCAAGTGAGGTTGTCCGGGAATCGGACTCGCCGAATCTAGGTGGACTCGTCTATCCGTTGATGCAGACGCTAGATGTCGATGCACTGGACGCCGATGTCGCCTATGGTGGAATCGACCAGCGGGGCATCTACATGCTCTCCCGTGAGGTGTTGCCCGAACACGGTAGTGAGGCACCGACCTGTGTCTTCGCGCCCCTGCTCTCGGGGCTGACAGGCGGGAAAATGAGTGCCTCAGAGGAGTCCTCGAAGGTTTCGCTCACCGACGACCCCGAGACGGTCGCCGAGAAGATCGGCGACGCTTACTGTCCGATGGGCGAGGTCGAGGGCAACGGTGTCCTCGAGTACGTCCGGTACCTTGTGTTTCCGATCCTCGAAGAGCGCGGCGAGACGTTCGTGATCGAGCGTCCCGAGCAGTACGGCGGAAACCTCACGTATGATTCGTACGACGAGCTCGAGCAAGACTTCGTCAGCGAGGAACTCCACCCTCAGGACCTGAAAAACGCTGCCGGGGAGTACATCGGCGAGATCGTCGATCCGATCCGTGAACGGCTCGAATCGCAACCGGAGTTGCTGGCCGAGGCCTACCCCGAGAAGTACGATTGA
- a CDS encoding Mrp/NBP35 family ATP-binding protein has translation MDEAELRELLESVEDPDFDEDIVSLGLVNDVAIENGTARIDLALGAPFSPNETAIADRVREIIGDAAPDLAVDLSATVEREAEGDVLSGVKNVIAVASGKGGVGKSTVSVNLAAGLADRGARVGLFDADIYGPNVPRMLDAHERPEATEDERIIPPEKYGMKLMSMDFLLGEDDPVIWRGPMVHQTLTQLFEDVEWGNLDYLVVDLPPGTGDTQLTLLQTVPVTGAVIVTTPQGVALDDARKGLEMFGRHETPVLGIVENMSSFKCPDCGSEHAIFGEGGGEAFAADVDMPFLGSIPLDPEIRERGDEGRPAVLAEGMEVSEAFRNFVANTANNQGIVHRRRVSESGE, from the coding sequence ATGGACGAAGCCGAGCTGCGGGAACTGCTAGAATCGGTCGAAGATCCGGATTTTGACGAGGATATCGTCTCACTTGGACTGGTCAACGACGTCGCCATCGAGAACGGGACTGCGCGGATCGACCTCGCTTTGGGTGCGCCCTTCTCGCCGAACGAGACCGCCATCGCCGACCGCGTGCGCGAGATCATCGGCGATGCGGCACCCGATCTGGCCGTCGACCTCTCGGCGACGGTCGAACGCGAGGCCGAGGGTGACGTCCTTTCGGGCGTCAAGAACGTCATTGCCGTCGCTTCGGGCAAAGGCGGCGTCGGCAAGAGCACGGTCTCGGTCAATCTCGCCGCGGGACTCGCCGACCGAGGTGCCCGCGTCGGTTTGTTCGACGCCGACATCTACGGACCGAACGTCCCGCGGATGCTCGACGCCCACGAGCGCCCAGAGGCCACCGAGGACGAGCGCATCATCCCGCCGGAGAAATACGGGATGAAACTCATGAGCATGGATTTCCTGCTCGGCGAGGACGACCCCGTCATCTGGCGCGGCCCGATGGTCCATCAGACACTCACACAGCTCTTCGAGGATGTCGAGTGGGGCAACCTCGATTATCTCGTCGTCGACCTCCCGCCGGGGACCGGCGACACGCAACTCACGCTGTTGCAGACCGTCCCCGTCACAGGTGCGGTGATCGTCACGACCCCGCAGGGCGTCGCGTTGGACGACGCACGCAAAGGGTTAGAGATGTTCGGCCGTCACGAGACGCCCGTCCTGGGGATCGTCGAGAACATGAGTTCCTTCAAGTGTCCCGACTGTGGCAGCGAACACGCCATCTTCGGCGAGGGTGGCGGCGAGGCGTTCGCCGCCGATGTCGACATGCCGTTCCTGGGTTCGATTCCACTCGACCCCGAGATCCGGGAGCGCGGCGACGAGGGACGACCCGCGGTTCTGGCGGAGGGCATGGAAGTTTCCGAGGCGTTCCGGAACTTCGTCGCGAACACGGCCAACAATCAGGGGATCGTCCACCGGCGACGGGTCTCTGAGAGTGGGGAGTGA
- a CDS encoding alpha-amylase family glycosyl hydrolase: MPVFGAPAVGATQGDSDVDLGSGAIYQYYHTPWAEVRESLASVAAAGYDAIQVPPAQRSKRTWADPQPRGYQPIDHLDFDSAFGTESEYRAMVQQAHEHGLSVIADAVVNHMAEGVDFEKFPHFGWGDFRHRGPIRDDTDDWELQHRDLEGLPDLRQESEYVREILEAYVEKYAAMGIDGIRWDAVKHVPAWFFGDHANPWAAERGLFTVGEVLHGSVATCEEYLETGMTVMDYPLYFTIQEEAFHRDGDLRTLEGAGLVDRYPGRTVTFVSNHDSPPPEYEELAHAFILTSEGYPRVYSGRFDPTDETIATLLSIRRNFAAGQAHTLHVDRDTYVFEREGNLLVGLNRTEGRQSVTVKTSWEATRLDERSDTGEGVTTDADGTVELSLPQTGWVCYAPSPRS; the protein is encoded by the coding sequence ATGCCTGTCTTCGGAGCCCCAGCGGTCGGCGCCACACAGGGGGACAGCGATGTCGACCTCGGGTCGGGTGCCATCTACCAGTACTACCACACACCGTGGGCGGAGGTCCGGGAGTCGCTCGCCTCGGTCGCAGCGGCGGGATACGATGCGATCCAGGTGCCGCCCGCCCAGCGGAGCAAGCGTACCTGGGCGGATCCACAGCCTCGAGGATACCAGCCGATCGATCACCTCGACTTCGACAGTGCGTTTGGCACTGAATCGGAGTACCGGGCTATGGTCCAGCAAGCCCACGAACACGGGCTGTCTGTCATCGCCGACGCGGTCGTCAACCACATGGCGGAAGGCGTCGACTTCGAAAAGTTTCCACACTTCGGCTGGGGCGACTTCCGTCACCGGGGGCCGATCAGAGACGACACGGACGACTGGGAACTACAGCATCGCGACCTCGAGGGGCTGCCGGACCTCCGCCAGGAATCCGAGTACGTCCGGGAGATCCTCGAAGCGTACGTCGAGAAGTACGCTGCAATGGGCATCGACGGCATCCGCTGGGATGCCGTCAAACACGTCCCGGCGTGGTTCTTCGGGGACCACGCCAACCCGTGGGCAGCGGAGCGAGGGCTCTTTACTGTCGGTGAAGTCCTCCACGGATCAGTCGCCACCTGCGAGGAGTACCTCGAGACGGGGATGACTGTCATGGACTATCCGCTCTACTTCACCATCCAAGAGGAGGCGTTCCACCGCGACGGGGACTTGCGCACGCTGGAAGGGGCCGGACTCGTCGATCGATACCCGGGCCGGACGGTGACGTTCGTCTCCAATCACGACAGTCCCCCACCCGAGTACGAGGAACTCGCACACGCCTTCATCCTGACCTCCGAGGGATACCCGCGCGTCTACAGCGGACGTTTCGACCCGACGGACGAGACGATCGCGACGCTGCTGTCGATCCGCCGGAACTTCGCCGCCGGACAGGCCCACACGCTTCACGTCGATCGTGACACGTACGTCTTCGAGCGCGAGGGGAACCTGCTGGTCGGACTCAATCGCACCGAGGGGCGACAGTCGGTCACGGTGAAAACCTCGTGGGAGGCGACGCGACTCGACGAGCGATCCGACACGGGCGAAGGTGTCACGACCGACGCCGACGGGACCGTCGAGCTGTCGCTTCCCCAAACCGGGTGGGTCTGTTACGCGCCGTCCCCGCGATCCTGA
- a CDS encoding acetoacetate decarboxylase family protein: MTDSITISTGHTFELPVTLSATIAGALFAADRADVAALLPSGLEPVEMRADRAAMTVLVVRYDRVGSETIPPYDEVGVLFPAVEAGTRTVPYLSLLRRPVSGYVYTLPVTTEPARAFGVDIWGYPKLVADIDVTDAGRTRDATVTTEEGTLLSVSIRRPSTVPARLSGYNFTVRGDELLREPTTMCGRVGAWFGGSHGSFSFGEHPIGRELNGVDVAESPLLRMAGDCEFTIGEGKPIE; the protein is encoded by the coding sequence ATGACCGACTCAATCACCATCTCGACTGGCCATACGTTCGAATTGCCAGTCACGCTGTCGGCGACGATCGCAGGTGCCCTGTTCGCCGCCGACCGTGCGGACGTGGCGGCGTTGCTCCCGTCTGGGCTCGAACCTGTCGAGATGCGAGCCGATCGGGCGGCAATGACCGTTCTGGTCGTCCGGTACGATCGGGTCGGCAGCGAGACGATCCCGCCATACGACGAGGTCGGCGTCCTGTTCCCGGCCGTCGAGGCCGGAACCCGGACGGTTCCCTATCTATCCTTGCTCCGGCGTCCGGTCAGCGGCTATGTCTATACCCTCCCGGTGACGACAGAACCTGCCCGGGCGTTCGGCGTCGACATCTGGGGGTATCCCAAACTCGTCGCGGATATCGACGTGACCGACGCGGGTCGGACCCGTGACGCGACCGTCACGACGGAGGAGGGGACGCTGCTCTCGGTCTCGATCCGGCGACCGTCGACCGTTCCGGCCCGCCTCTCCGGGTACAATTTCACCGTCAGGGGCGACGAACTACTTCGGGAACCCACTACGATGTGCGGTCGCGTCGGCGCCTGGTTCGGTGGATCACACGGCTCGTTCTCGTTCGGCGAGCACCCGATCGGCCGGGAATTGAACGGCGTCGACGTGGCCGAGAGTCCTCTTCTCAGAATGGCTGGTGATTGTGAGTTCACGATCGGCGAAGGCAAGCCGATTGAGTAG
- a CDS encoding 30S ribosomal protein S13 has product MSAEDPDADAPEDDEDLRYFVRIGQTDLDGTKSVERSLTDLNGIGQRAARIIADDVDIDRRETFGRLEDDQIESIVERVEGFADDVPDWVANHRNDFFDGETTHEIGNDLELTRREDINRMKMINSYKGVRHKRGQKVRGQRTKSTGRTEGTIGVNVEAIKEEQAEEAAAEEDEE; this is encoded by the coding sequence ATGAGCGCAGAAGACCCAGACGCGGACGCGCCGGAGGACGACGAGGACCTTCGGTATTTCGTCCGTATCGGACAGACAGACCTCGACGGGACCAAGTCCGTCGAGCGATCCCTGACAGACCTGAACGGCATCGGCCAGCGCGCGGCCCGCATCATCGCCGACGACGTCGATATCGACCGCCGGGAGACCTTCGGCCGGCTCGAAGACGATCAGATCGAATCGATCGTCGAGCGCGTCGAGGGCTTCGCCGACGACGTCCCCGACTGGGTGGCGAACCACCGCAACGACTTCTTCGACGGCGAGACGACTCACGAGATCGGTAACGATCTGGAGTTGACCCGTCGGGAGGACATCAATCGGATGAAGATGATCAACTCCTACAAGGGCGTCCGGCACAAGCGTGGCCAGAAGGTCCGCGGCCAGCGTACCAAGTCCACCGGCCGGACCGAGGGGACCATCGGCGTCAACGTCGAGGCGATCAAAGAGGAACAGGCCGAAGAAGCGGCCGCCGAGGAGGATGAGGAATAA